From Roseateles sp. SL47:
GGGCTTCCCACCACGCTGTCGATCCAATCGTCAGGAGGATTGAGGAGGGTTCGCATGTCCGCAACGATCGGCTTTCCGAAGACATCCGTCCATCAACCTTTTTGAGGACACCCCGCAGCCTGGAACCCGTAGCCCCGTCTCCCTGACACCACGCTGAATCCCACGCTTGGGGTTTCCCAGTACGTATTCATGTGTGTGCATTTGGCCGGGATTGATGCACCATCTTCCAAGATGGCCGGCATCCTCACGCCGCGCGCGTTCGTTCGGTGTGCAACGGCGCGACAGTCGGCCCTCGGTGCCCTCATGTTCACGAGATCAAAGACGGAGACAAAACATGAAGTTCAGCGCGCGTTGGATGGGTGTTCCCCTGTTGGCTATTCCCCTGGCCATTCCCTTGGCCCTGACCAGTTTTGGTGCACAGGCAGCCGATCCCATCAAGATCGGGGTGTCCGGGCCCTTCACCGGTGGCTCTTCCTCCATGGGGGTGAGCATGCGGGACGGCGTTCGGCTGGCCGCTCAGGAAATCAACGCCGCTGGCGGGGTCTTGGGCCGGCAGATTCAGCTGGTGGAGCGGGATGACGAAGCCAAGAACGAGCGCGGCGTCCAGATCGCCCAGGAGCTGATCAACCGCGAAAAGGTTGCCGCCACCGTCGGCTTCATCAATACCGGCGTCGCCCTGGCGGCCCAGCGCTTCTACCAGGAAGCCAAGATCCCGGTGATGAACAACGTGGCCACCGGCTCGGTGATCACCCAGCAATTCGCCAATCAGCCCGACAACTACATCTTCCGCAATGCCGCGCATGACAGCATCCAGGCGCCGATGATCGTGGAAGAAGCATTGGCCCGCCGCGGTTTCAAGAAGGTGGCCATCCTCGCCGATTCCACCAACTACGGTCAGCTCGGCCGGCAGGATCTGGAGAAGGCGCTGGACCTCAAGGGCATCAAACCGGTGGCGGTGGAAAAGTTCAACATCAAGGATGTGGACATGACCCCGCAACTGCTCAAGGCCAAGGAAGCCGGTGCGGAGGCCATCCTCACCTACGGCATCGGCCCTGAGCTGGCCCAGATCGCCAACGGCATGACCAAGCTGGGCTGGAAGGTGCCGATGATCGGCAGCTGGACCCTATCGATGGCCAATTACATCGACAACGCCGGCCCCGGCGGTGAAGGCGCCCGCATGCCGCAGACCTTCATCCAGGAGCCCACCACGCCCAAGCGGCAGTCCTTCATCGTTGCCTACCTGAAGACGTTCAACCCGAAGAACAGCCGCATCGACTCCCCCGTGTCGGCGGCCCAGGGCTACGACTCCATCTACCTGCTCGCCGCCGCCATCAAGCAGGCCGGCAGCACCGACGGCTCCAAGATCAGGGCCGCGCTGGAAGACCTGAAAACCCCGGTGGAAGGTGTGGTCACCACCTACAACAAGCCGTTCTCCAAGGCCGACCACGAAGCCATCACCGCCAACATCCCGGTGTTTGGCGAGGTGAAGGGCCAGCGTGTGGTCTACGCCTATGAGGCCGACTTCAAGAAGGCCTCCGAGGTGCGCGTCAAGGACGTCAACGCCAAGGGCGCCCTCAGCCAGAAGAAGTGACTCCCCGTACGGCCGCCTCCAGCGGCCGTTTTGTTGTTCACCCGTGACGGCCGCGCCTTCGTCCTGGAGGTCGCTGCCGTTGCGTCAGCAGTCCCGGACCCGGTATGCAGATCCTGACTCAACTGGTGTTCAGCGGCATCGCGCTCGGCATGATCTATGCGGTCATCGCCTTCGGCTACCAGCTGACCTTCTCCACTTCCGACACCCTCAACTTCGGCCAGGGCGAATCGCTGATGCTCGGCGCCCTGGTGGGCCTGACCCTGGTCACGCAACTCGGCCTCAACTATTGGCTGATGCTGCCGCTGGTGTGCCTGTTCGGCGCGCTGCAAGGGGCCTTGGTTGAGCGCATCGGCGTGCGCCCCGCCATCAAGATCAAAAGCGAGTTCGGTTGGATCATGTCCACCATCGCGCTGGGCATCATCTTCAAGAACGTGGCCGAGAACGTCTGGGGCCGGGATGACCTGCGCTTCCCCTCGCCGCTGCCCGAAGCCCCGCTGAAGATGCTGGGCGCCAATGTGCTGCCGATGGAAATCCTGGTGGTGGTCGGCGCGGTCTTGATGATGTTGGCGGTGGAGGTCTTCAACCGCCGCTCCATCTACGGCCGCGCCGTGGTGGCCACCTTCAACGACCGGGATGCCGCCAAGCTGATGGGCATCAATACCGGGCTGGTCATCACCTTCTCCTACGCGATGTCGTCCGCCACGGCCGCCTTTGCGGGCGTGTTGATCGCGCCGCTCACCCTGACTGGCGCCACCATGGGCGCAGTGCTGGGCTTAAAAGCCTTTGCGGTGGCCATCATCGGCGGCCTGACTTCCGGCATGGGCATCATCGTCGGCGGCATCATTCTCGGCATCGCCGAGACCACCACCGGCTTCTACCTCTCCACCGGCTACAAGGACGTGCCCGGCCTGGTGCTGCTGCTCATCGTGCTGGCCCTCAAGCCAGCGGGCCTCTTCGGCAAGACTGCGATCAAGAAAGTATGAACGCCAAGAAACTTGTCGCCGGCCTGGTGGCCGTGATCGTGCTGTTCGGTTTTCCCCTCGCCTCGGGCAACCCGTATTACATCCACCTGGTCGAGACCATCATGATCTACGCGATCGTGCTGTTCGGCCTGGACATCGTGGTGGGCTATACCGGACAGGTCTCCCTGGGTCATGCGGGTCTGTTTGGCATCGGCGCTTATACCGCCGGTGTGCTGATCATGAAGCTGGATGCACCGGTGCTGCTGACGCTGCCCGCGGCCATCGCCGTCACCGCCGCGTTTGGCGCGGTGCTGGCGCTGCCAGCGCTCCGCGTGACCGGGCCCTATCTCGCGATGGTCACGCTGGCCTTTGGCACCATCGTCCAGATCCTGATCAACGAAATGGATTTCCTGACCAACGGGCCCATGGGCATCACGCTCACCAAGCCGTCCTTGTTCGGCCATCCGTTGGACGAGACGGAGTATTACTGGATGGTGGCCGTGCTGCTGATCGCGGCGCTGGTGTTTGTGCACCGTGTGCTGCGCTCGCATCTGGGCCGGGCCTTCGAGGCGTTGCGGGGCAGCCCGGTGGCGTCCGACTGCATGGGCGTGTCGGTCTATCGCTACAAGGTCTATGCCTTTGTGATCAGCGCCGGCCTCGCCGGCCTGGCCGGCGCGCTGTATGCCTATTCCGAGCAATACATCTCGCCCAACACCTACAACTTCGAACTGACGGTGCTCTTCCTGCTGGCCATCATCATGGGCGGCCGCAAGACCCGCACCGGGGCGCTGCTGGGCGCCGCCATCATCGTGCTGCTGCCCAAGCTGCTGGATGACCTGTCCCTGTTCCGCTGGGTGTCGGTGATGTTTGCGGTGGTGGTGGCTGTCGCCACCGTCGTGGCCCTCAAGCGAGAGAAGGTGACCGTCGGGCAGGCGGCGATTCCGGTGGTGGGCAGCATCGCGCTGGCCGGGCTGTCGTTTGTGCTGCAGACCATGACTGACTGGCGCTTGTCCGTCTTTGGTCTCATCACGCTGTTTGTCGTGTATTACCTGCAGGACGGCATCGTGGGCTTTGTGCGGCAGGCGCTGAAGATCAAGGCCAAGCCGCTGGGCGATTCGGTGCCCGTGGCCACCAGCTCGGCCGACGCCATTGCCAACGCCGCCAGCGGCCATGGCGAGGTGCTGCTGGACGCCAAGGGCGTGCTGATGCAGTTCGGGGGCCTCAAGGCGCTGAACCAGGTGGACCTGCAGGTGCGGCGTGGCACCATCCACGGCTTGATTGGCCCCAACGGTTCGGGCAAGAGCACCATGATGAATGTGCTCACCGGCATCTATGTGCCCACCGCCGGCAGCCTGCAGTT
This genomic window contains:
- a CDS encoding ABC transporter substrate-binding protein, which produces MGVPLLAIPLAIPLALTSFGAQAADPIKIGVSGPFTGGSSSMGVSMRDGVRLAAQEINAAGGVLGRQIQLVERDDEAKNERGVQIAQELINREKVAATVGFINTGVALAAQRFYQEAKIPVMNNVATGSVITQQFANQPDNYIFRNAAHDSIQAPMIVEEALARRGFKKVAILADSTNYGQLGRQDLEKALDLKGIKPVAVEKFNIKDVDMTPQLLKAKEAGAEAILTYGIGPELAQIANGMTKLGWKVPMIGSWTLSMANYIDNAGPGGEGARMPQTFIQEPTTPKRQSFIVAYLKTFNPKNSRIDSPVSAAQGYDSIYLLAAAIKQAGSTDGSKIRAALEDLKTPVEGVVTTYNKPFSKADHEAITANIPVFGEVKGQRVVYAYEADFKKASEVRVKDVNAKGALSQKK
- a CDS encoding branched-chain amino acid ABC transporter permease; the encoded protein is MQILTQLVFSGIALGMIYAVIAFGYQLTFSTSDTLNFGQGESLMLGALVGLTLVTQLGLNYWLMLPLVCLFGALQGALVERIGVRPAIKIKSEFGWIMSTIALGIIFKNVAENVWGRDDLRFPSPLPEAPLKMLGANVLPMEILVVVGAVLMMLAVEVFNRRSIYGRAVVATFNDRDAAKLMGINTGLVITFSYAMSSATAAFAGVLIAPLTLTGATMGAVLGLKAFAVAIIGGLTSGMGIIVGGIILGIAETTTGFYLSTGYKDVPGLVLLLIVLALKPAGLFGKTAIKKV
- a CDS encoding ABC transporter permease subunit codes for the protein MNAKKLVAGLVAVIVLFGFPLASGNPYYIHLVETIMIYAIVLFGLDIVVGYTGQVSLGHAGLFGIGAYTAGVLIMKLDAPVLLTLPAAIAVTAAFGAVLALPALRVTGPYLAMVTLAFGTIVQILINEMDFLTNGPMGITLTKPSLFGHPLDETEYYWMVAVLLIAALVFVHRVLRSHLGRAFEALRGSPVASDCMGVSVYRYKVYAFVISAGLAGLAGALYAYSEQYISPNTYNFELTVLFLLAIIMGGRKTRTGALLGAAIIVLLPKLLDDLSLFRWVSVMFAVVVAVATVVALKREKVTVGQAAIPVVGSIALAGLSFVLQTMTDWRLSVFGLITLFVVYYLQDGIVGFVRQALKIKAKPLGDSVPVATSSADAIANAASGHGEVLLDAKGVLMQFGGLKALNQVDLQVRRGTIHGLIGPNGSGKSTMMNVLTGIYVPTAGSLQFGGRSLVGRTSADIALSGVARTFQNVQLFGEMSALHNVMVGLHHSFRSHLLNVALHTPRYLKEDQGAQARAQSLLDFVGLGALATEEARNLPYGKQRLLEIARALALDPQLLLLDEPAAGLTAPDIKELMRIIAKIRDHGITVILIEHHMDVVMGICDTVSVLDFGQKIAEGRPADVQADPKVIEAYLGGQAA